AGTGTGCTTTTCTCatcaaattggtaattttaaggaaattttgctgtttttggttattatcttgaataattttatagatagagataaactgtaaacagcaataatgttcagcaaaataagacttacaaataagtcaacatgaccgaaatggtcaaatgacccctttaggagttattgccctttatagtcaatttttaaccatttttcgtaaatcttagtaatctgttacaaaaatcttctcctctgaaactactgggccaaattaaaccaaatttggccacaatcatcattggggtatcttgttttaaaattgtgtcaggtgacccggtcaaccaaccaaaatggccaccatggctaaaaatagaacataggggtaaaatgcagtttttggcttataactcaaaaacaaaagcattgagcaaaactggcatggggttaaattgtttatcaggtcaagatctatctgccctgaaaatttcagacaaattgatagtcaatttttaacaattttcataaaatttgtaaacttttactaacactttcaactgaaactactgggccaatcattatagatggggatatatgtacgcagcaagaatgttcagtaaagttcgatctacaaacacatcaccatcaccaaaacacaattttgtcacgaatccatctgtgtcctttgttgaatattcacatataccaaggtgagcgacacaggctctttagagcctctagtttttttaacTTGAAGAATTTTTTATGTTCTTGGCAATTTTTCCAAACAAGAATAAACCAAGTGCAGTAGGTTTGTTCAACAggtttcttcaaatttttatcAGATGCCAAATCTTTCATCGCTGATTAACAAATCTCTGTCAGTATAAAAATTAAGTTTTGAAGATTTAGACAGgaaaaaactcatcaaagatattCCTGGCTTATAAGAGATAGAGCAGGTTTTTAGTTCCTGTATAAACATCCTAATTATATAAGATAAACAAGCACAGCCTTTGAAGACATGGAAAGCTTTGTTGTTAAGTCTAAAACACCAAGTCAAGTCTTGTGTGTGAAGTATTATGTCATAGATTTAAATCATTGCGCAACTTAAAGTGCAGTGCGTTagctttgtttttaaaatgttatcgTTTCATGTAATCATGACTTTGATATCATCTATCTATAAAAATTGTAACACTGGCGGTGAAAAACAGAATTTGTTTTGAATGGTAAATTGATTTGCTAATATTGCAAATCTCTTGAGATCGTAATAGAAACATATGCTAAACGAACATGAAATGTGTTATGAAAAAATCTAGTACATTCAAattaactatatattttatgactCATTTGTGGGATTATATCTACAGATTTTAAATGGGTAAGGACTGTTAATATTGACTGTTAAGATGAAcattatcttaattttattgCTTTTGAAAAGTATTATGTAttactttaatattttaatatgcattttttttatgttgttttatgtaatttatttacCTATTTCTTTGGAAgtaatgttttcatttgaaatcCAGTTTGTTTACCTTATTGGAGTTTCTTTGCAGTATACTTTCATTCTTTTCTTACATAAAGGGGATGTGCTTATTTCTCAAACACTgctgtttttgtattttttccaacttcccaattttattttttttccatgcAAGATTTCAAATTCTTATCCCCATTATCCAACACTAAAAATGTATGTCATCCCCTTCTTACTCTTACATGACTGTTTGAATACTGGCCTGCGTTCAATATTGTAGCTGCTACAtagattttgactattgaacatGTAGCTATAGACTATAGCTactacatagatattgatagcagctacgtaCTTCAAGCTGCTTTGATATTGAACTCACACCTGTAGATCTATTGgatcaaattttttttggatGTATACATTAATGATCATTAATTCAATAAGCTTTCTGAGACAATAAAAAGATCATTTCTCTATCTTATTCAGTTCTTCATTTCCccttttgttgaaataaaactataattttGGTCATTCAGGTGGTCAACCGctcaggcacttgtctcagaaaataaattcctatataccttaatatttttttgagacaagtgcttATGGTCTACTGTTAGGATTCTTCTACTCACTGCTGGGACCTATATGTAATGCTTCACTGAttgttttttctgaattttgattAGATTACAATTCCATGAGTTTTGAGAGAGACAAAAAATACTTTGAGTTTTTTGAAAGCATTGCCATTGTCatggaaaaaaattatatttcttatgcattttttttcctttacttTATTCTACAAAATGAAATGTCTGAAATTACAATGTGTAAAACAGGAATACTTATATTATTCTTTAACCtttcatttgaattataaaatatttgtatgtatatctATGTTATATCTACCATGATAATAAAGACTTTTTGtggaaaatttgttaaaatgattATATTCTAGAAATGGACTTCTGGTGTAACTCATGTATCTTCTTCTCATGGGATTTcatgcttttaaatatgcattgTGACGTTACAATttcctttgaaaattaaaagcatGCATAGTACTAATTCATATGACGTAGGAAAAACATGATCTGACCATATGTCATTGTTTCTTATGTCATACCATTCCTCTGAAATCAAACAGTTGTCTAGGTTGTTTCCTTAATCACTGTAGATAATAGATCTGAATTTTTGTACAATAGTGCTTATGACTAACATATGGTTCGATGTTTTGTTTGGACTTGCAAATTACATAAGAATTGTACCTGCATGTCTAATTGTTTTGTTGAAATGTGACTTGGATgcagatttgtctcattggcactcataccacatcttcttatacaCAATGTATCTATGTATATCTGAAGCTGAATTTTAGAAAGTGTATCTGTGGTTGATCAAGGGAAGGGTGTGGAGAGTATATTCCCACTATTCATGACCAAACAAAATCTCCTGTTTCTCACAATTGATATGATAAAATTGtccctcccccccaaaaaaaattcattatttatcaACTAATTTCTTGAATTACATCCTTCCCCCTCCTGTAataaatcctggatccgccctgGTGTATAATGATAAGTTCTAACTTTTTAAGACAACACTATCTTCAAGAAAAGTTAGAAGTTGTTttaattctgttatattttagTCCTTTGATGGTTAAACCCTATCCTTCCTTTATGCCAGGATGACTTTGGTGAACCTAGgcaaaataaaatagcaaaCCTAATATGTTTTGAGATTTTATCTGTAAAATATATGGGCGAAATCATTTCAGGCAGGATGTTAAAATTAATCatcaatttttcttttatttcagactttacaatggtacatgtatataaaagatGATTGTGAAGATATTAAAAGACGAGTTAAATATCTACAGCTTATGAGATGAAGTTAATGCCAAGATTTCTACTTCTGCTATTTTTGCTATCAGCACTGACCATGTTATTTGTTGCCAAGTGTGGCCTACATATTGACCTAGAATCGAGTCAAACTGGTCTGCCAATACCTGACCACGATCATATCAAATCTAGGGGATTATTTAGTGACATTATAGACGAAACTGAAAAAAAgtaccaaaataaaattgatgaacTTCAAGAAAAAATAACTGCATTGGAAAAATCTATCAAAGATCAAACTACAAAAATGCAAAATGTCTCAAGTCCGAAACCTAGTCCGTCCGAAATAATAATTGAAGGTGTTAGCGATGTGACCTTTAATCAGGTGAATGTTTCAAATGAAATGCAACAGTATTTTGAAGGAAAATTAAAAGCAGCTGAGATTTTACATGGCGTTGAAATGAAATCAGAATATGAAATAACAGCATTTAATAGATTTACTATAAACCGTATTTATCTTGTTGACCCAGGATTAGGAAAAAGGGTCGTGGAAAAACCCATAGGTCTAAAAAGGAGGGATTTACATGAAGTCTTGACATTtgctataaatattttaaacaaacagaGACCAATGGAGTCTAAACAATTTAGCTTTAGTGATTTTGTTGAGGGTATTTATAGGACACATTCGACCTCAGGGACTCATTATGAGTTATTTTTccgaaatttagattttttgactgataaaaGTAGATATACAAAAGTTGTTATAATGAGACCATTTGGACCACTGTTTTCGGTTTCCACAACGCAAGTTAATACTGGACAAGAATggataaatttaattttgccGCTTAAAAATCGCCTAGATTCTTTTATGCAATTCATGACAAGATTTGAAGAAACAGTTATTGCAAAAGATAAAAGAGTTTTCTTAACTGTTGTATATTTTGGGAATGAAGGATTAATGGGAGCTAAAAATATCATGTCTGCGACAGCAAAAAAAACAGGATATAAACATTTACGACTGGTAAATTTAAATGAAGATTTCTCCAGAGGTCGGGGATTGCAAGTTGGTGTTCAGAACTGGAAGAATGGGGATGTAATATTATTCCTTTGTGATGTTGACATTGTTTTCTCATTAGAATTTTTAGAACGTTGCCGTCTCAACacagaaagaacaaaaaaagtttattaccCAATTGTGTTCAGTCTATATAACCCAAAAGTAGTTTACACATTGCAGGGATATCCTATTCCACAAGAAAAAGACCAACttgttatttcaaaacaaactgGATTTTGGCGAGATTTCGGTTATGGAATGACTTGCCAGTATAGATCTGATTTTCTCACGACCAAAGGATTTGATGAAACTTTTAATGGATGGGGTGGTGAAGATGTCgccttatataaaaaatatgtccgCAGCCACTACATGGTAATGCGAGCCACAGATCCAGGCATTTTccatttgtggcatgaaaaatATTGTGACCCTAAGTTGCCTACGGAACATTATGAGGGATGTATTAGATCAAAAGCATTATCAGAAGCATCACATCCGCAGCTTGGATTTTTAGTATTTCAagatgaaatgaaaaatcgACAAAACCAATCTAATTTATCTCTCAGGAATAATAATCCAACAGTGAGAAGGTGACCaacaaaataaagttgtttttttctaaagtattttatttttgaatttgtttttaaaatttcaattcttgCATcggttattttattttactgctGTGATTTTTTAGGGAAATAAGTCGAACATACAAGgttcttttatttgcatttgcTTTTTATACGatcgcaaaatttgaaaaaattttcgtcgtattttgctatcacgttggcgtcgtcgtctgcatcgtagtcgtcgtccgaatacttttagttttagcactcttactttagtaaaagagaatagaaatctatgaaattttaacacaaggtttatgaccataaaaggaaggttggtattgattttgggagttttggttttaacagtttaggaattagaggccaaaaaagggtccaaataagcattattcttggttttcgcacaataactttagtttaagtgaatagaaataaatgaaatttaaacacaatgtttatgaccacaaaaggaaggttggtattgattttgggagtttatgtcccaacagtttaggaataaggggccaaaaagggacccaaataagcattttcttggttttcgcaccataacgttagtataagtaaatagaaatctatgaaagttaaacacaagatttatgaccataaaaggaaggttggtattgattttgggagttttggtcccaacagtttaggaataaggggcccaaagggtccacaattaaactttgtttgatttcatcaaaattgaataattggggttctttgatatgcccaatctaactgtgtatgtagattcttaacttttggtccggttttcaaattggtctaccttaaggtagcactccacagttagaaaataaaattaaaaatgagccccaaaatgttttatcatctcctattcctggatttctaatacattaaccttactgtttgtgttgtacatgtgcatatgtatgtaatcagtatcttccatagattcaattttccaaagttaaaagggtgaaaattaattccttttatgtgtatccatggcaacattcagcattcatttactataaaatattgcaaaaaggggggtgaacctgtcatatatccccccaaaatttggatcaaactagaatttcaatgcctttgagtgatacctttttagaaactgttttcttaaatcttcctaatgatcaaataaaaaatgggtgtctttcgcctcattttttcgtaaaatccattcacaaagttcgtgcgataaaaagttggaaaaaaacattacaataattgccggaccaatgtatggtatggacatgcaaatacggactgtcatacagaaaacagcctatattacatacattacataaccttgatgttcatataaacccaatacaaaggctattttaatactcagctatccaaaaatgaattttattgcacactagctctcatatttaaaaaatccacaggggccaaaatgcgaaactacacacctaactgtggagtgctaaggtccaaaggatccaaaattaaacttagtttgattttgacaaaaaatgaatcggttgggttctttgatatgctgaatctagaaatgtacttagattcttgattattggcccagttttcaagttggtccaaatcggggtccaaaattaaactttgtttgatttcatcaaaaattgaataaatggggttctttgatatgccaaatctaactgtgtatgtagattcttcatttttggtcctgttttcaaattggtctacattaaagtccaaagggtccaaaattaaacttagtttgattttaacaaaaattgaaatcttggggttctttgatatgctgaatccaaacatgtacttagatttttgattatggacccagttttcaagttggtccaaatcaggatctaaaattattatattaagtattgtgcaatagcaagtcttttcaattgcacagtattgcgcaatggcaagaaatatctaattgcacaatattgtgaaatagcaa
The genomic region above belongs to Mytilus trossulus isolate FHL-02 chromosome 7, PNRI_Mtr1.1.1.hap1, whole genome shotgun sequence and contains:
- the LOC134725044 gene encoding chondroitin sulfate N-acetylgalactosaminyltransferase 2-like yields the protein MKLMPRFLLLLFLLSALTMLFVAKCGLHIDLESSQTGLPIPDHDHIKSRGLFSDIIDETEKKYQNKIDELQEKITALEKSIKDQTTKMQNVSSPKPSPSEIIIEGVSDVTFNQVNVSNEMQQYFEGKLKAAEILHGVEMKSEYEITAFNRFTINRIYLVDPGLGKRVVEKPIGLKRRDLHEVLTFAINILNKQRPMESKQFSFSDFVEGIYRTHSTSGTHYELFFRNLDFLTDKSRYTKVVIMRPFGPLFSVSTTQVNTGQEWINLILPLKNRLDSFMQFMTRFEETVIAKDKRVFLTVVYFGNEGLMGAKNIMSATAKKTGYKHLRLVNLNEDFSRGRGLQVGVQNWKNGDVILFLCDVDIVFSLEFLERCRLNTERTKKVYYPIVFSLYNPKVVYTLQGYPIPQEKDQLVISKQTGFWRDFGYGMTCQYRSDFLTTKGFDETFNGWGGEDVALYKKYVRSHYMVMRATDPGIFHLWHEKYCDPKLPTEHYEGCIRSKALSEASHPQLGFLVFQDEMKNRQNQSNLSLRNNNPTVRR